One genomic segment of Quadrisphaera sp. RL12-1S includes these proteins:
- a CDS encoding MFS transporter — protein MSREHAWRWRLAAAAFAFWATMLGTTLPTPLYGLYMQRLGLSTLLQTTVFAAYAVGVIAALVAAGQASDRFGRRPVLAVGLGFAAASAVVFLLPVSVPGLLVGRVLSGVSAGLFTGEATALVSELAPQRSARAASLVATAANIGGLGSGPLLAGAVAQLGWAPLVVPYAVHLVLLAGAGAGLVVAGETVSGAVAERPPWRPLRPAVPTQARAAFVPAAVSGFAGFACLGLYSAAEPRVLRQLLDVSAPLAAGAVAALIFAASVGGQAATARLAPARVLPAGCAALLVGTALLAASLELASLPLLLLATVVLGAAQGACFRAGVAEVGAASPPQRRAEVVSTLFVVFCVAISVPVVGVGALADSVGLRVAVLAFEDVADVR, from the coding sequence GAGCACGCCTGGCGGTGGCGGCTGGCCGCCGCGGCCTTCGCCTTCTGGGCCACCATGCTCGGCACCACGCTGCCGACGCCCCTGTACGGGCTCTACATGCAGCGCCTGGGGCTCAGCACCCTGCTGCAGACCACCGTCTTCGCCGCCTACGCCGTCGGCGTCATCGCGGCGCTCGTGGCGGCCGGGCAGGCCAGCGACAGGTTCGGCAGGCGCCCCGTGCTGGCCGTGGGCCTGGGCTTCGCCGCCGCGTCCGCCGTCGTCTTCCTCCTGCCGGTCTCCGTGCCGGGGCTGCTGGTCGGGCGCGTGCTGTCCGGGGTGTCGGCGGGCCTGTTCACCGGCGAGGCGACCGCGCTCGTGTCGGAGCTGGCGCCCCAGCGCTCCGCGCGCGCCGCGTCCCTCGTGGCCACCGCCGCCAACATCGGTGGCCTCGGGTCCGGGCCGCTGCTGGCCGGCGCCGTGGCGCAGCTGGGCTGGGCGCCGCTCGTGGTGCCGTACGCGGTGCACCTGGTGCTGCTCGCGGGGGCCGGGGCCGGGCTCGTCGTCGCCGGGGAGACCGTGAGCGGCGCGGTGGCCGAGAGGCCGCCGTGGCGCCCGCTGCGGCCCGCCGTGCCGACGCAGGCGCGGGCGGCGTTCGTGCCGGCCGCGGTGAGCGGCTTCGCGGGCTTCGCGTGCCTGGGGCTGTACTCCGCCGCGGAGCCGCGCGTGCTGCGTCAGCTGCTCGACGTCAGCGCCCCGCTGGCGGCCGGCGCCGTGGCGGCGCTCATCTTCGCGGCGTCGGTGGGAGGCCAGGCGGCCACGGCGCGCCTGGCGCCCGCCCGGGTGCTGCCCGCCGGGTGCGCCGCGCTGCTGGTCGGCACGGCCCTCCTGGCCGCGAGCCTGGAGCTGGCCTCCCTGCCGCTGCTGCTGCTCGCCACGGTGGTGCTGGGCGCCGCCCAGGGCGCCTGCTTCCGCGCCGGGGTCGCCGAGGTGGGCGCCGCCTCGCCGCCGCAGCGGCGCGCCGAGGTGGTCTCCACGCTCTTCGTGGTCTTCTGCGTGGCCATCTCCGTGCCCGTGGTCGGCGTGGGGGCATTGGCCGACTCGGTGGGTCTGCGGGTCGCCGTCTTAGCCTTCGAAGACGTTGCAGATGTCCGGTAG